One window from the genome of Cryptomeria japonica chromosome 6, Sugi_1.0, whole genome shotgun sequence encodes:
- the LOC131068677 gene encoding linamarin synthase 1 yields MMTGGNDVTVHAVLVPFPAQGHVNPLMHFADLLAARDFFITFVNTEWTQKRMFGSAEHKSQLLQSRPNLRFLSFPDGLPPQHGRTSQLGELVTTLAKRGDALEALLRTHTGNGIPPVTCIVSDFCMSCTASVAANMQVPRVVFWPNCASASIAQKYANSLLSQGHIPIKVSKGNRPEKMITTLPGNIPALWPSDLVSFYREQFISDPIYEALLHESRMCDTGDYVLVNTFEELEGVEAAAALSIKGCPSLSVGPVFLPNFLGGENSTLSNMSMWEEDDSCLHWLDKQRPRSVLYVSFGSLALKSQEQLDELALGLEQSGYAFLWVLRSDIAQGQAVVLPEGLEERIKDRALFVKWTPQLKVLAHPSVGGFLTHSGWNSTVESISMGVPMIGWPYFADQFLNCRFAKEIWKVGLDFKDVDVDDGRLVSREEIKSAVVSMMESEELQKKAEELKEAARKAVEGGSSFNNINTFIHDMLNQAKSQSQSSFAHCDK; encoded by the exons ATGATGACTGGTGGAAACGATGTCACTGTGCACGCAGTTTTGGTGCCCTTCCCTGCGCAGGGGCACGTCAACCCTTTGATGCATTTCGCCGATCTCTTGGCCGCACGGGATTTTTTCATCACTTTCGTCAACACAGAATGGACTCAGAAACGCATGTTTGGAAGTGCAGAGCACAAGTCGCAACTGCTCCAATCCAGACCCAATTTGCGATTTTTGTCATTCCCGGACGGCTTACCCCCGCAGCACGGCCGCACCTCCCAACTGGGCGAGCTTGTTACAACGCTGGCAAAGCGTGGAGACGCCTTGGAGGCCCTCCTCCGCACTCACACTGGGAATGGCATTCCTCCGGTCACCTGCATCGTGTCAGACTTTTGCATGTCCTGCACCGCATCGGTGGCCGCCAATATGCAAGTGCCAAGAGTCGTCTTCTGGCCTAATTGTGCCTCTGCCTCTATTGCTCAGAAATACGCTAATTCTCTCCTTTCCCAGGGCCACATTCCTATCAAAG TCAGCAAAGGAAATCGTCCGGAGAAGATGATCACTACTCTGCCCGGGAATATACCAGCTCTATGGCCTAGCGATCTCGTATCGTTTTACCGCGAGCAGTTTATATCGGATCCCATCTACGAAGCGCTACTGCATGAATCACGAATGTGTGACACGGGGGACTATGTCCTTGTCAACACCTTTGAGGAATTGGAAGGAGTAGAGGCGGCGGCGGCGCTTTCTATCAAAGGGTGCCCATCTCTGTCTGTAGGCCCTGTGTTTCTCCCTAACTTTTTAGGAGGGGAGAACTCAACGCTGAGCAACATGTCTATGTGGGAGGAAGACGATAGCTGCTTGCACTGGCTCGACAAACAACGCCCACGCTCTGTGTTGTATGTTTCATTTGGTAGCTTGGCCCTCAAATCGCAAGAGCAGTTGGATGAGCTGGCTCTGGGTCTGGAACAGAGTGGGTATGCATTTCTGTGGGTTCTTCGTTCCGATATTGCTCAGGGGCAGGCTGTTGTTCTGCCCGAGGGTTTGGAAGAGCGAATCAAAGATCGCGCCTTGTTTGTGAAATGGACGCCGCAATTGAAGGTGCTTGCGCATCCTTCGGTGGGAGGATTTCTGACTCACAGCGGGTGGAATTCAACAGTGGAGAGCATAAGCATGGGAGTGCCCATGATTGGCTGGCCTTATTTCGCTGATCAGTTCCTCAACTGCAGgtttgctaaagaaatatggaagGTCGGCTTAGACTTTAAGGACGTGGACGTTGACGATGGGAGGTTGGTGAGTAGAGAAGAGATAAAGAGTGCAGTGGTGAGTATGATGGAGAgtgaagagttgcagaagaaagcCGAGGAGCTGAAAGAGGCGGCAAGGAAAGCAGTGGAGGGAGGTTCTTCTTTTAACAACATAAACACCTTCATCCACGATATGCTTAACCAAGCCAAATCACAGTCACAGTCGTCTTTCGCGCACTGCGATAAATGA